One Natranaerovirga hydrolytica genomic region harbors:
- a CDS encoding MerR family transcriptional regulator, protein MEYTVQKLAQIAGISTRTLRYYDEIGILKPARINSSGYRIYGQMEVNRLQQILFYKALGVNLKTIKGIIQSPGFDEIKALHEHRGKLLDKREQLNQLIVNVNKTIAAKERSIIMSDKEKFEGFKSEIIEENENTYGQEIRLKYGEEVINNSNKRLKNMTKENYEKVKKIENEVLRVLQEAFETGNPASELAQKSAELHRQWLSFFWSEYSKKAHAGLAQMYVDDERFAKYYDKKQHGMAKFLRDAIFIYTGVEK, encoded by the coding sequence ATGGAATATACAGTTCAAAAACTAGCTCAAATAGCAGGTATAAGCACACGTACATTAAGATATTATGATGAAATTGGAATTCTTAAGCCGGCAAGAATTAATTCATCAGGGTATCGAATATATGGTCAAATGGAAGTGAATCGATTGCAGCAAATCCTCTTTTATAAAGCACTAGGGGTAAATCTTAAAACAATTAAGGGGATTATACAGTCACCTGGTTTTGATGAAATTAAAGCATTACATGAACACCGTGGAAAACTTCTTGATAAAAGGGAACAATTAAATCAACTAATTGTTAATGTAAATAAGACAATTGCAGCAAAAGAAAGGAGCATTATAATGAGTGATAAAGAAAAATTCGAAGGTTTTAAGAGTGAGATAATTGAAGAAAACGAAAACACATATGGACAAGAAATTCGATTAAAATATGGTGAAGAAGTTATTAATAATTCTAATAAGAGGCTTAAAAATATGACTAAAGAAAATTACGAAAAAGTTAAAAAAATTGAAAATGAGGTATTAAGAGTGCTTCAAGAAGCATTTGAAACAGGCAATCCAGCTAGTGAATTAGCTCAAAAGTCAGCAGAATTACATCGACAATGGTTATCGTTTTTCTGGAGTGAATACTCTAAAAAAGCTCACGCAGGATTGGCTCAAATGTATGTGGACGATGAAAGGTTTGCTAAATATTATGATAAAAAGCAACATGGAATGGCTAAGTTTTTAAGAGATGCCATATTTATATACACTGGAGTAGAAAAATAG
- a CDS encoding YhcH/YjgK/YiaL family protein has protein sequence MIIDTLKNAHKYYGLNSGLEKAFNFLKTADLENIAPGSYEVDGQKVVALIQEYTTMDDPPWESHNYHIDVQYLISGVEKIGYHPVNGMKPTQPYNVKDDYDLLEKVDGDYLTLKDDIIMILFPEDGHLPRLVADVPMPVKKVVIKVLI, from the coding sequence ATGATTATTGACACCTTAAAAAATGCTCACAAGTACTATGGTTTAAATTCAGGATTAGAAAAAGCATTTAATTTCTTGAAAACAGCAGACTTAGAAAACATTGCTCCAGGTAGCTATGAAGTTGATGGACAAAAAGTAGTTGCACTGATACAAGAATACACAACAATGGATGACCCACCATGGGAATCTCACAATTATCATATTGATGTACAGTATCTTATTTCAGGAGTAGAAAAGATTGGTTATCATCCTGTAAATGGGATGAAGCCCACTCAGCCATACAATGTAAAAGATGATTATGATCTTCTTGAGAAGGTTGACGGTGATTATCTAACACTTAAAGATGATATTATTATGATATTATTTCCGGAAGATGGACATTTACCACGTTTAGTAGCAGATGTACCAATGCCAGTTAAAAAAGTTGTAATAAAAGTTCTTATATAA
- a CDS encoding collagen-like protein — protein sequence MSRTGTKSNKNRYRTDEKQRKEADKSFAYWNLCGKDDYFTDDLWDIDCEDYFDCCKKHHKCPKGATGPTGPTGPEGPTGEAGPTGPTGPTGEAGATGATGPTGEAGATGPTGPTGEAGATGATGATGPTGEAGATGATGATGATGPTGPTGPTGEVEIENFADFYALMPPDNTATVAPGADVEFPQDGPTSGTGIARTGPSTFNLAEIGTYQVLFQVSVDEAGQLILTLDGADLDYTVVGRATGTSQIIGMALVETIAEDSILTVRNPAGNAAALTITPLAGGTRPVSAHLVIIQIA from the coding sequence ATGAGTAGAACGGGTACAAAATCTAATAAAAATAGATATCGTACAGATGAAAAACAAAGAAAAGAAGCCGATAAGTCTTTTGCATATTGGAATCTATGTGGTAAAGACGATTATTTTACCGATGATTTATGGGATATTGATTGCGAAGATTACTTTGATTGTTGTAAAAAACATCATAAATGTCCAAAAGGAGCAACAGGCCCGACAGGTCCAACGGGGCCAGAAGGCCCAACAGGAGAAGCAGGCCCAACAGGCCCAACAGGCCCAACAGGAGAAGCAGGGGCAACAGGAGCAACAGGCCCAACAGGAGAAGCAGGAGCAACAGGCCCAACAGGCCCAACAGGAGAAGCAGGGGCAACAGGAGCAACAGGCGCAACAGGCCCAACAGGAGAAGCAGGGGCAACAGGGGCAACAGGGGCAACAGGAGCAACAGGCCCAACAGGACCAACGGGACCAACAGGAGAAGTAGAAATAGAGAATTTTGCAGATTTTTATGCATTAATGCCACCTGATAATACAGCAACAGTAGCGCCAGGCGCTGATGTGGAGTTTCCACAAGATGGACCGACTAGTGGGACTGGAATTGCGCGTACGGGTCCCAGTACTTTTAACTTGGCTGAAATAGGAACTTACCAAGTACTGTTCCAAGTGAGTGTTGATGAAGCTGGCCAATTGATTTTAACTTTAGATGGAGCCGATCTAGATTATACAGTGGTAGGACGGGCAACAGGTACTTCTCAGATAATTGGAATGGCTCTTGTTGAGACGATAGCAGAAGATTCAATTCTGACAGTACGAAATCCTGCTGGAAATGCAGCAGCATTAACCATAACACCATTAGCTGGAGGCACAAGACCCGTTTCAGCCCACCTAGTCATCATTCAAATTGCATAA